A window from Urocitellus parryii isolate mUroPar1 chromosome 1, mUroPar1.hap1, whole genome shotgun sequence encodes these proteins:
- the Efcab9 gene encoding EF-hand calcium-binding domain-containing protein 9 — MKLKQGSFLWYLYLDKIYCLLSLRNVKALMEYFYLLDVHRRNTLNDVLFFHFLCHITNLKSRQIKMVFDMLDWNAMGEIGFEQFYMLVCILLSHQNHLEEQFMYRHSRPVFDLLDLDGDLKIGPDNFCMYRFLFNMEKQELKELFHDFDITGDHRLNYKEFKLYTIFSTDKSQNKGKEKKNLKLKSSLMKKVFQQVGMSHKSLGKNEIQK; from the exons ATGAAACTGAAACAAGGGTCCTTCCTGTGGTACCTCTACCTGGACAAGATATACTGCCTGCTGTCCCTGCGGAACGTGAAGGCGCTGATGGAGTACTTCTACCTGCTGGACGTGCACCGCAGAAACACCTTGAACG ATGTGCTCTTCTTCCACTTCCTCTGCCACATCACCAACCTGAAATCGAGACAGATCAAGATGGTGTTCGACATGCTGGACTGGAACGCCATGGGCGAGATTGGCTTCGAGCAGTTCTACATGTTGgtttgcattctgctgtcacaccAG AACCATCTGGAAGAACAGTTCATGTACCGCCATTCGCGGCCTGTGTTCGACCTGCTAGATCTGGATGGGGACCTGAAGATCGGCCCCGACAACTTCTGCATGTACAGATTCCTCTTCAACATGGAGAAACAGGAGCTCAAAGAACTCTTCCACGACTTCGACATCACGGGCGACCAT CGTCTTAATTACAAAGAATTTAAGCTGTATACAATCTTCTCCACGGACAAATCCCAGaataaagggaaggagaaaaagaacttGAAATTGAAATCCTCGCTAATGAAGAAAGTCTTCCAACAAGTTGGCATGAGCCATAAGTCTCTTGGAAAAAATGAGATCCAGAAGTAG